The genomic window CGGCTGGAAGGCCTGGGGCGGTTCGGGTTCCGCCACCAGCGCGAAGCGCTGGTGGCCCAATTCCAGCAGGTGCCGGGCGGCCAGCGCGCCGCCGGCGCCGTCGTCCACCAGCACGTGGTTTACCTCTGCACTTGGCGCATCCCGCACCACCAGCACGAACGGATAGCCCCGCTCGCGCAGGTCCGCCAGCAGCGCCTCGTCGTACGCCGGCAAGGCCAGTACGACGCCTTCGATGCCCTTGCGGCGCAAAACGCCCACGGAATCCGCCTGCCGGGCACGGTCGTCGCCTACGCTGCAGACGACGCACTGGTAATTGAGCTCCGCCGTGGCGTCTTGCACGCCGCCGGCGATCTCGGCGTACGTGGGGTTGGCGATGTCGGGGACCAGCAGCGCCACCAGGCCCGTGCGCTTGGTCATGAGGGCCGAAGCCACCAGGTTCGGCTGGAAATGAAGGCGTTCGATGGCTTCCTGCACTCGCTGCCGCGTGGCCGGACGCACGTGCGGATTGTTGTTGAGCACGCGAGAGACGGTGGCCAAGGAGACGCCCGCTTCCCGGGCGACGTCGTAAATGGTGACCCGCATCGAGACGTTCCTGTCGACGCCTCGCTTTCGCGTTCGTGAAGTTTGGCACCATATTCTCCGGGGCGCCGCCGCATTCCTGCGGAAGGAACTGGGAGCCGGGCGTAGAAGAAGATAGCCTTGGTAGCGCTTCCAAGTTCGGCGTGCCTTGATTTCGTTTTGACCATCCGCGCAGGGAAGGAGATGACGCAACGCCGCGAAGTCCTGGGCGGAGACGCAAATGTCTCCGCCGCGGCCAGACGCGCCGCCCGGGTTGTTGCGCCGAGCGCGCGTCGGCACTCTCTGCAGGACGTTAGTGGGCAAAGGAGGAGGAATCTCAATGGTTCGTTTGAAATCTTTTCCCCTCGCTTGGCTTGCCGCATGTCTTCTGCTGGCAACGTCGTTGTCCGCCGTGACGGCGCACGCGCAGGAAATCGTCACCATCCGAGCTTGGACGGTTGGTCCCGACACGCCGGCATACTATCGCGCCGTGAACCTGGAGCTGGCCGCGGAGCGGCTGAACCGCATCCTGGAGGACGCGGGCGCGAACGTTCGCGTCCGGGTCGAGACCGACTTCTGGACGGAATCGTGGGACTCGTACCGCCGCCGCGTCGTGCTCGCCTTTGAGAGCGGCGACCCTGCGGCCGTCCCGGACATCATCGGCTCCAGCCACCTGGATATCCCCGTATGGGCGGAAGCCGGGTGGATTGCGCCCATGGACGAGCACATCGAGCGGTATTGGGACGCCGCGTATCAGGACTTCTTCGAGCACCTATGGGAAGCGGTAACCTACAAGGGCCGCCGCTGGGGCGTCCCGCAAGACGTGGACGTCCGCATGATCTTCTACCGGAAAGATCACCTGGCGGCGCTGGGCTGGAGCCCGGAGGAAATCGCAGACTTGCCGCGGCGCATCCGGGAGAAGGAGTTCCTGCTGGATGACCTGCTCGCCGTTGCCAAGCAGATGCAGGAGGCGGGGCTCGTCGAATGGGGCGTGCTGCACCGGCCGACGGCGGGGCCTGACTTCTTCCAATTCATCGTCGCCTACGGCGGCGAGTATTACGACCCGGAGACCGGCAAGCTTGTGCTGGATCGCCGCGCCGTGCTGGAGACGCTGCGCCTCTTTGCCCGCCTGGCGGCGGAAGGGCTGACGCCGCGCGGGATGACGTCGTGGCCGTGGCCGTCGGTGCACCGGGCCTTTGCCGTGGAAGGTTCCGCGGGCGTGCAGATTACGGGCGGCATGTGGAACTGGAACGAGTGGCAGCGCGACTTCGGGCATCCGGAAGAAGACTTGTTCGCCAACGTTGGCTTCGCTCTCATCCCGGCGGGCAGCCCCGAGGGGCGGCCGAACCAGCTGGGCCAACCGCAGGCGTACATGATCACGCAGGCGTCGCAGCACAAGGAGCTGGCGGCGCTGCTCGTCATGCTGGCGTCTTCGGTGGATCTGAACACCAACCACGCGCTGGAAGGCGCCAAGCTGGCCATCCGCCATTCGCAGACGGCGTTCCCGAAGTTCGCGCAGGCAGAGTTTTTGGCGCAGGCGGCGGAGCTTTTGCCGGACCAGATTTTCCTGCCGGCCCATCCCGGCTCCGGCTTCTACAGCACCGCGCTGTATGAAGCCATCGGCGGCGTGGAGACGGGTATGCTGACGCCGGAGGCGGCGCTGCAGCAGTTGGAGTTGCGCTTGCGGCAGCAGCTGGGTGACGACCTGATCGTGCGCTGAGGCGCCCGCGGCGCGGCGAAGACCGCTTCGCCGCGCCGCAGCCACCCTTTCCACCCTTGCCGCATGTCTCGCAAGACGAAGCTGTTCGTCGCCTGGCTGCTGCTGCCGTCGCTTTTGATCACGCTCGTTTTTTATTTGCTTCCGGCCGTCTTGACCGCCGCCATGAGCCTGACCAATATGGACTATCGCCTGCACTGGGAATTCGCCGGGCTCGCCAACTTCGTGCGGATGGCGCAAGACTTCTTGCTGCCCCGCATCCTGAAAAACACCGTCGTTTACACCTTTGCCACGCTGGCGCTGTTCAACGTGGGCTTCGCGGTGGTGCTGGCGCTGACGACGGCCCAGGCGCCCGACCGTTTCGGGCGGGTCATCCAGGCGCTGTGGCTGCTGCCGCGCTTCACCCCGCCCATCGTCTACGGCGTCATCTGGATGTGGATTCTCGACCCGACGCGGGCCGGCTTGCTCAACAGCTTGCTGGTCGCGGCCGGAGGCCGCCCGGTAAACTGGATAGCCGAATACCCGATGGCCGTCGTCGTGCTGACCAACGGCCTGGTCGGCGTCTCGTTCGGGATGATTATCTTCTACTCGGCCATCAAGTCCATCCCGCACGAGTACTTGTGGGCGGCCCAGGCCGACGGCGCGTCGTGGCTGCAGCAGGTGCGGTACGTGACC from Bacillota bacterium includes these protein-coding regions:
- a CDS encoding sugar ABC transporter substrate-binding protein, with the translated sequence MSPPRPDAPPGLLRRARVGTLCRTLVGKGGGISMVRLKSFPLAWLAACLLLATSLSAVTAHAQEIVTIRAWTVGPDTPAYYRAVNLELAAERLNRILEDAGANVRVRVETDFWTESWDSYRRRVVLAFESGDPAAVPDIIGSSHLDIPVWAEAGWIAPMDEHIERYWDAAYQDFFEHLWEAVTYKGRRWGVPQDVDVRMIFYRKDHLAALGWSPEEIADLPRRIREKEFLLDDLLAVAKQMQEAGLVEWGVLHRPTAGPDFFQFIVAYGGEYYDPETGKLVLDRRAVLETLRLFARLAAEGLTPRGMTSWPWPSVHRAFAVEGSAGVQITGGMWNWNEWQRDFGHPEEDLFANVGFALIPAGSPEGRPNQLGQPQAYMITQASQHKELAALLVMLASSVDLNTNHALEGAKLAIRHSQTAFPKFAQAEFLAQAAELLPDQIFLPAHPGSGFYSTALYEAIGGVETGMLTPEAALQQLELRLRQQLGDDLIVR
- a CDS encoding ABC transporter; the protein is MSRKTKLFVAWLLLPSLLITLVFYLLPAVLTAAMSLTNMDYRLHWEFAGLANFVRMAQDFLLPRILKNTVVYTFATLALFNVGFAVVLALTTAQAPDRFGRVIQALWLLPRFTPPIVYGVIWMWILDPTRAGLLNSLLVAAGGRPVNWIAEYPMAVVVLTNGLVGVSFGMIIFYSAIKSIPHEYLWAAQADGASWLQQVRYVTLPLLRWPLLFVTAYQTLSLLTSYEYILILTQGGPFFATTVWALYAYNQAFGGYFANYQFGYGAALSVVLVVLGALASVVYWRVFRFREMMAEPKIEVD